A stretch of the Psychroserpens sp. Hel_I_66 genome encodes the following:
- the surE gene encoding 5'/3'-nucleotidase SurE — MSKKPLILVTNDDGITAPGIRTLIDVMNTIGDVVVVAPDSPQSGMGHAITINSTLHIEKIAIDNGKQEEYSCSGTPADCVKIGVKQILDRRPDLCVSGINHGSNSSINVIYSGTMSAAIEAGVEGIPSIGFSLCDYNWGANFEHCKTFVKTIAENVLKHGLDSGTILNVNFPNLEKKDIKGIKICRQAHANWEEEFDKRQNPFGKDYYWLTGKFVNLDNGEDTDEWALANGYVSVVPVQFDLTAHHSIQELNTWDFNEK; from the coding sequence ATGTCTAAAAAACCCTTAATATTAGTTACAAATGACGATGGAATTACTGCTCCAGGTATAAGAACCTTAATAGATGTGATGAATACCATTGGAGATGTAGTGGTTGTTGCACCAGACAGTCCTCAAAGTGGGATGGGTCATGCCATAACCATAAACTCAACATTACATATAGAAAAAATAGCAATAGATAACGGTAAACAAGAAGAGTACAGTTGTTCTGGCACACCTGCAGATTGCGTAAAAATAGGTGTTAAACAAATTTTGGATAGACGACCAGATTTGTGCGTATCTGGCATTAACCATGGCTCCAACTCATCAATCAATGTGATTTACTCAGGTACTATGAGTGCTGCCATTGAAGCTGGTGTGGAAGGCATTCCATCAATAGGTTTTTCACTATGCGATTATAATTGGGGCGCAAATTTTGAACATTGTAAAACCTTCGTAAAAACCATAGCAGAAAATGTTTTGAAACATGGTTTGGATAGTGGTACAATTTTAAATGTCAACTTCCCCAACTTAGAGAAAAAAGACATTAAAGGCATAAAAATTTGCAGACAAGCACATGCCAATTGGGAAGAAGAATTTGACAAGCGTCAAAACCCTTTCGGGAAAGATTATTACTGGCTTACAGGCAAATTTGTAAACTTAGACAATGGAGAAGATACCGATGAATGGGCACTTGCAAATGGGTATGTTTCCGTTGTACCTGTTCAGTTCGACTTAACAGCACACCATAGCATCCAGGAATTAAATACGTGGGATTTTAATGAAAAATAA
- the lpxB gene encoding lipid-A-disaccharide synthase codes for MKYYIIAGEASGDLHGSNLMKALLQQDADANIRFWGGDLMQAVGGTLVKHYKERQFMGFAEVIFNLRKILGLIKFCKKDIEKFQPDVIIFIDNSGFNLRIAKWAKEQNFKTHYYISPQVWASRASRVEKIKRDIDQMYVILPFEKEFYAKYDYDVHFVGHPLIDGIADRTQVSEFEFRKKHKLSKKPIIALLPGSRKQEITKMLSVMLSVVDDFPDYQFVIAGAPSQDYEFYAPFIKQTNVAFISNKTYDLLSVSNAALVTSGTATLETALFKVPQVVCYKANAISYQIAKRIITLKFISLVNLIMDREVVTELIQGDLNTKRLKKELTHILDEDERVQFFIDYYDLEKKLGGKGASQKTAQLIFESCK; via the coding sequence ATGAAATACTACATCATAGCTGGCGAAGCCTCTGGAGATCTTCATGGTTCAAACCTAATGAAAGCATTGCTGCAACAAGACGCAGATGCTAACATTAGATTTTGGGGAGGCGATTTAATGCAAGCTGTTGGTGGCACATTGGTAAAACATTATAAAGAACGCCAATTTATGGGTTTTGCTGAAGTTATTTTTAATCTTCGGAAAATACTCGGACTCATAAAATTCTGTAAAAAGGATATTGAAAAATTTCAGCCAGACGTCATTATTTTTATAGATAACTCTGGCTTCAATCTTAGAATTGCCAAATGGGCAAAAGAGCAAAATTTCAAAACCCATTATTACATCTCTCCCCAGGTTTGGGCATCAAGAGCCAGTCGAGTTGAAAAAATAAAACGGGATATTGATCAAATGTACGTGATACTTCCTTTTGAAAAAGAGTTTTATGCTAAATATGATTATGATGTGCACTTTGTTGGCCACCCTCTAATTGATGGTATTGCAGATAGAACACAGGTAAGCGAATTTGAATTCAGAAAAAAACATAAGTTATCTAAAAAACCAATAATAGCCCTACTTCCCGGAAGCCGAAAACAAGAGATTACAAAAATGCTCAGCGTTATGTTGAGTGTAGTTGATGATTTTCCAGATTATCAATTTGTTATTGCTGGTGCTCCAAGTCAAGATTATGAATTTTATGCACCTTTTATAAAGCAAACTAATGTGGCGTTTATTTCTAATAAAACCTATGATCTATTGAGTGTTTCTAATGCAGCATTAGTCACCTCTGGCACTGCAACTCTAGAAACTGCACTTTTTAAAGTTCCGCAGGTTGTATGCTATAAAGCAAATGCCATTTCTTACCAAATAGCAAAACGCATCATCACATTAAAGTTCATATCTCTCGTTAATTTAATAATGGATCGTGAAGTTGTCACAGAACTCATTCAAGGTGATTTAAATACAAAGAGACTTAAAAAAGAATTAACCCACATTTTGGATGAAGATGAGCGGGTTCAATTTTTTATAGACTATTACGATCTAGAAAAAAAGCTTGGTGGAAAAGGAGCAAGCCAGAAGACTGCTCAACTAATTTTTGAAAGTTGTAAATAA
- the mraZ gene encoding division/cell wall cluster transcriptional repressor MraZ, with product MNPLIGTYECKVDAKGRLMLPAAIKKQLLPVLQNGFVLKRAVFQPCLELYPMSEWEVLMQKVNKLNRFKKKNNDFIRRFTAGLKQVEVDSAGRLLIPKDLVAFSGISKDIVVSSAINIIEIWDKDKYEKAIDDATGDFADLAEEVMGQDDDDGIS from the coding sequence TTGAACCCTTTAATAGGAACATACGAATGCAAAGTGGATGCCAAAGGAAGGCTCATGTTGCCTGCTGCCATAAAGAAGCAGTTGCTACCTGTGCTCCAAAATGGGTTCGTGCTTAAGCGTGCTGTTTTCCAGCCATGTTTGGAATTGTATCCAATGAGTGAATGGGAGGTTTTGATGCAGAAAGTGAATAAACTTAACCGTTTTAAAAAGAAAAACAATGATTTTATTCGTCGTTTTACTGCTGGTTTAAAACAAGTTGAGGTTGATTCTGCTGGACGATTATTAATACCAAAAGATCTTGTTGCATTTTCAGGAATCTCTAAAGATATCGTGGTTTCTTCTGCGATAAATATCATTGAGATTTGGGATAAAGACAAGTATGAAAAAGCCATTGATGATGCTACTGGAGATTTTGCCGATTTAGCAGAAGAAGTAATGGGACAAGACGATGACGATGGAATATCATAA
- a CDS encoding carboxy terminal-processing peptidase, whose protein sequence is MKRNYKLLLLVLLLAFASCSFTTKKFQDPNKDKLLIQLITYVLEQGHFNPQEINDGFSEAVFTDYLEQLDPFKRYFYASDIKEFEAYKDQLDDQIRAYDVSFFNLTHERLLKRISESKEIYKDVLSRPFDFSSAEEFSTDYEKLDYVNSKKEMKERWRQQLKFSTIANYDDLVSDQETIAKTDISEDGISDSQKENKSNIELEEEARGATQRSLDELYDFIDDRQRKDWFAVYINAIVEEFDPHTFYFAPEDKDRFDVAMSGNFEGIGARLQKKMDATIVNEIISGGPAWRQNELEVGDQIMKVRQEDEEEAINIVGMRLDDAIKFIKGPKGTNVTLTLKKVDGTIEDITIKRDIVELEETYAKSSTVIKDDKKFGVINLPKFYVDFEDYNKRNAASDIKLELERLKAEGVEGIILDLRNNGGGSLQTVVDMGGLFIEDGPIVQVKNAGEPKEVLKDRDKSIVWDGPLVILVNELSASASEILAAAMQDYKRAIVIGSKQTYGKGTVQNVLDLNRMVRQNSEGDMGALKFTTQKFYRINGGSTQLEGVKSDVVVPDRYSYINIGEKDQENPLEWDKIDAVDYKVWESYYDYDTTISKSKERMANNEQLKLIDANAQWVKRIRDREMYSLNYDDYRKTLANNEEESKRFEKISDYKTNLSFQSLPYEIKLMDKDSVLREKRDRWHTSLSKDVYIEEAINVLNDLKMTYKIKNVATSVKN, encoded by the coding sequence ATGAAAAGGAATTATAAACTGCTGCTTTTAGTATTGCTATTAGCGTTTGCCTCTTGCAGTTTTACGACGAAAAAATTTCAGGACCCAAATAAAGATAAGTTGTTAATTCAGCTTATTACTTATGTTTTAGAGCAGGGACATTTTAATCCTCAGGAAATTAATGATGGGTTTTCCGAAGCAGTATTTACAGATTATTTAGAACAACTAGATCCATTTAAACGTTATTTTTATGCTTCTGATATTAAAGAGTTTGAAGCCTATAAAGATCAGTTAGATGATCAAATTAGGGCTTATGATGTTTCATTTTTTAATTTAACCCACGAGCGTTTATTGAAGCGTATTTCAGAATCTAAAGAGATTTACAAGGATGTGCTTTCAAGACCTTTTGATTTTTCTTCTGCTGAAGAGTTTTCAACAGATTATGAGAAATTAGATTATGTAAACTCGAAAAAGGAAATGAAAGAACGTTGGAGACAGCAACTTAAATTTTCAACAATTGCGAATTACGATGATTTAGTGTCAGATCAAGAAACGATAGCTAAAACAGATATTTCAGAAGATGGTATTAGTGATTCACAAAAAGAAAATAAATCTAATATAGAATTAGAGGAAGAGGCTAGAGGTGCAACTCAAAGATCTCTTGATGAGCTTTACGATTTTATAGATGATAGACAACGTAAAGATTGGTTTGCGGTTTATATCAATGCTATTGTTGAAGAATTTGATCCACATACATTTTATTTCGCTCCAGAGGATAAAGATCGTTTTGACGTCGCTATGTCTGGAAATTTTGAAGGTATTGGAGCTAGACTTCAGAAAAAAATGGATGCTACAATCGTGAACGAGATTATTAGTGGAGGTCCAGCTTGGAGGCAGAATGAGCTTGAAGTTGGTGACCAGATCATGAAAGTACGCCAAGAGGATGAAGAAGAAGCTATAAATATTGTTGGTATGCGTTTAGACGATGCGATCAAATTTATAAAAGGACCAAAAGGAACAAATGTAACCTTGACTTTGAAAAAAGTGGACGGTACTATTGAAGATATTACCATAAAAAGAGATATTGTTGAATTAGAAGAAACATATGCAAAATCATCTACTGTCATTAAAGATGATAAGAAATTTGGTGTGATTAACCTGCCTAAATTTTATGTTGATTTTGAAGATTATAACAAGCGTAATGCAGCGTCTGATATTAAACTCGAATTAGAGCGTTTAAAAGCGGAAGGTGTTGAAGGCATCATCCTAGATTTAAGAAATAATGGCGGTGGATCTCTACAAACTGTGGTCGATATGGGTGGATTATTTATTGAAGATGGTCCTATCGTACAAGTTAAAAATGCAGGTGAACCAAAAGAAGTTTTAAAGGATAGAGATAAGTCTATTGTTTGGGATGGTCCATTGGTGATTCTTGTGAACGAATTGTCAGCATCAGCATCAGAGATTTTAGCTGCTGCAATGCAAGATTACAAAAGAGCAATTGTTATAGGTAGCAAACAAACTTATGGAAAAGGTACTGTTCAAAACGTATTAGATCTTAACCGTATGGTGAGACAAAATAGCGAAGGCGACATGGGAGCCTTAAAATTCACCACTCAAAAATTCTATAGAATTAATGGAGGTTCTACGCAATTAGAAGGTGTTAAGAGTGATGTGGTTGTTCCAGACAGGTACAGTTACATTAACATTGGTGAAAAAGACCAAGAAAACCCTTTAGAATGGGATAAAATTGATGCTGTAGATTATAAAGTTTGGGAAAGTTACTACGATTACGATACGACAATCTCAAAAAGTAAAGAGCGTATGGCAAATAATGAACAATTAAAGTTGATCGATGCCAATGCACAATGGGTTAAGAGAATTAGAGATAGAGAAATGTATTCACTTAATTATGACGATTACAGAAAGACGTTAGCAAACAATGAAGAAGAATCTAAGCGTTTTGAGAAGATTTCAGATTACAAAACGAATCTTTCATTCCAGTCCTTACCTTACGAAATCAAGTTGATGGATAAAGATTCTGTTCTAAGAGAAAAACGTGATCGTTGGCATACCAGTTTAAGCAAAGACGTTTACATTGAAGAAGCGATTAATGTTCTTAACGACCTTAAAATGACATATAAAATTAAAAACGTTGCGACTTCAGTAAAAAACTAA
- a CDS encoding C40 family peptidase — MKKIILILILCVCFTSCKSSKGVVTKKSRTTKTTNNTPSSPSASTPKTVVNIIDYAKTFEGTRYKYGGTTKKGMDCSGLVVTAFEKEDISLPRTTGDLSKRGDWIDVKEVKEGDLLFFATKKNSRHVNHVGIVTATRPGHVEFIHSTTSRGVIVSNLAEKYWFLAYVQARRVL; from the coding sequence ATGAAAAAAATTATTCTTATTCTTATTTTATGTGTTTGTTTTACAAGTTGTAAATCTTCAAAAGGTGTTGTCACCAAAAAATCGAGGACTACTAAAACCACTAACAACACACCTTCATCACCTTCTGCATCTACTCCTAAAACCGTTGTAAATATTATTGATTATGCCAAAACCTTTGAAGGTACACGTTACAAATATGGTGGCACTACAAAAAAAGGTATGGATTGTTCTGGTTTGGTAGTAACCGCATTTGAAAAGGAAGATATTTCTCTTCCAAGAACTACTGGTGACTTATCAAAGCGTGGTGATTGGATTGATGTTAAAGAAGTTAAAGAGGGTGATCTATTGTTTTTTGCCACTAAGAAAAATAGTCGTCATGTCAATCATGTTGGTATCGTTACCGCTACTAGACCAGGTCATGTAGAATTTATACACTCTACAACAAGCAGAGGTGTTATTGTATCAAATCTTGCCGAAAAATACTGGTTTCTAGCTTACGTTCAAGCAAGAAGAGTGCTGTAA
- a CDS encoding alpha/beta fold hydrolase: MAHRLKKEKDYRYIEVGEGTPIIVLHGLMGGLSNFDAVTSYFSNKGYKVLIPELPIYSMSLLKTNVKSFAKYLHDFIEYKGLNDVILLGNSLGGHIGLYHTKLYPKKVKALIITGSSGLYESAMGGGYTKRGDYEVIKKKAQDVFYDPAVATKEIVDEVYETVNDRNKLIKTLAIAKSAIRHNMAKDLPKMTLPVCIIWGKNDTVTPPEVAEEFNELLPNSELFWIDKCGHAAMMEHPQEFNNILNTWLESNKL, encoded by the coding sequence ATGGCGCACCGATTAAAGAAAGAGAAAGACTACAGGTATATTGAAGTTGGAGAAGGCACACCAATTATCGTGCTTCATGGTTTAATGGGAGGATTAAGTAATTTTGATGCAGTAACTAGCTATTTTAGCAATAAAGGCTATAAAGTCTTAATTCCAGAATTACCAATCTACAGCATGTCTCTACTCAAGACAAACGTAAAAAGTTTTGCAAAGTATCTTCATGATTTTATAGAGTACAAAGGATTGAATGATGTTATTTTACTCGGAAATTCGCTGGGAGGACATATTGGTCTCTACCATACAAAATTATACCCAAAAAAAGTTAAGGCATTAATCATTACCGGAAGTTCAGGTTTGTACGAAAGTGCAATGGGTGGAGGCTACACAAAACGTGGCGACTATGAGGTGATCAAGAAAAAAGCACAAGATGTCTTTTACGATCCTGCTGTTGCTACAAAAGAAATTGTGGATGAAGTTTATGAAACTGTAAACGACAGAAACAAGCTTATTAAAACTCTTGCGATCGCTAAAAGTGCTATTCGTCACAACATGGCGAAAGATCTACCAAAAATGACATTGCCTGTTTGCATTATCTGGGGAAAGAATGATACTGTTACACCTCCAGAAGTCGCAGAAGAGTTCAATGAACTGCTGCCAAATTCTGAATTATTTTGGATTGATAAGTGCGGTCATGCTGCTATGATGGAACATCCTCAAGAATTTAACAACATTCTTAACACGTGGTTAGAATCCAATAAATTATAA
- a CDS encoding ABC transporter permease: MSKTSDSLSQLALRKFKKNFWGVLSFWIVVAIGLMSLFAYVIAPDNSQNANQMHLSIHSQRPGFEVQMLNIPSEIQNQQTWLSKLFYGKQNSDLEIPISEYKIENNQLLYTEYASDGLIGAEKTIDLSAFPDRDYKAFIKNKTFFFGTDKYGRDLLSRVLIGSRISFSIGFIAVFISLIIGIFFGSIAGYYGGKIDAFIMWIINVTWSIPTLLLVIAITLALGKGFWQVFIAVGLTMWVEVARVVRGQIISAKEMQYVTAARALGFNDFRIITKHILPNIMAPIIVISAANFAAAILIESGLSFLGIGAQPPMASWGAMIKDHYNYIILGKPYLAIIPGLCIMLLVMAFMLIGNALRDALDVKS; this comes from the coding sequence ATGAGTAAAACAAGCGACTCATTATCACAATTAGCGCTCCGAAAGTTCAAAAAAAACTTTTGGGGCGTTTTGAGTTTTTGGATCGTTGTGGCCATCGGTCTCATGTCATTGTTCGCTTATGTGATTGCTCCAGACAATTCACAAAATGCCAATCAAATGCATCTCTCAATCCATTCTCAACGTCCAGGATTTGAAGTGCAAATGCTTAATATACCTTCGGAAATTCAAAATCAACAAACATGGTTATCCAAATTGTTCTATGGAAAACAAAATAGCGATCTAGAAATTCCAATTTCAGAATATAAAATAGAGAACAATCAATTATTATATACTGAATATGCCTCAGATGGATTAATAGGCGCAGAAAAAACAATAGATCTAAGTGCCTTTCCAGACAGGGATTACAAAGCTTTCATCAAAAATAAAACCTTTTTTTTTGGAACAGATAAATACGGAAGAGATTTGTTGAGCAGAGTCTTGATAGGCTCACGTATTTCATTTTCAATAGGGTTTATCGCGGTATTTATATCATTGATCATCGGTATTTTCTTCGGAAGCATTGCAGGATATTACGGTGGAAAAATTGATGCATTCATCATGTGGATCATTAATGTTACCTGGTCAATCCCAACACTTTTACTAGTAATAGCCATAACTTTGGCATTGGGCAAAGGTTTTTGGCAAGTCTTTATTGCAGTAGGATTAACGATGTGGGTTGAAGTCGCTAGAGTTGTTCGCGGACAAATAATAAGCGCAAAAGAAATGCAATATGTCACTGCAGCTAGAGCATTGGGATTTAATGATTTTAGAATCATTACAAAACACATTTTACCAAATATAATGGCACCAATCATAGTTATTTCCGCAGCAAATTTTGCAGCAGCAATTCTAATTGAAAGTGGTTTAAGTTTTCTAGGTATAGGAGCACAACCTCCAATGGCAAGTTGGGGAGCAATGATCAAGGACCATTATAATTATATCATTTTAGGAAAACCATATCTAGCCATAATTCCTGGTTTATGCATCATGCTTTTGGTCATGGCTTTCATGCTCATTGGTAATGCTTTGAGAGATGCTTTGGATGTGAAATCTTAA
- a CDS encoding sulfotransferase family protein, translating into MKVNFLIIGAAKSATTSLSNALALHPEICFSQPKEPQFFSKLEWRDHIDEYHKLFNCDSKLYGEGSTNYTKFPNFNKNVSADIFEYNPNMKLIYMMRNPIDRIISHYTHTYNRGYQKNSDIDHVITSEIQHINVSRYAMQIEPYLNVFGKEQVLLLFFEDFVSQPQKVLDTVYEFLNVGSFEVDTSKLNSNKSFNRWVLHYKYDNPKTLWQKIKKIGLIAKNYFNADFIDSKPKISEETKKYIVDSLTGDIKKIEKLTNRDLSHWLKY; encoded by the coding sequence TTGAAAGTCAATTTTCTTATTATTGGTGCTGCTAAATCAGCCACAACTAGCTTAAGCAATGCTTTAGCTTTACATCCTGAAATTTGCTTTAGCCAACCTAAAGAACCTCAATTTTTCAGTAAGTTAGAATGGAGAGATCATATCGATGAATATCACAAGTTATTTAATTGCGATTCCAAACTTTACGGAGAAGGCTCAACCAATTACACTAAATTTCCTAATTTCAATAAAAACGTTTCTGCAGATATTTTTGAATACAATCCCAACATGAAACTTATCTATATGATGCGAAATCCTATTGATCGCATTATTTCCCACTACACACATACGTACAATAGAGGTTATCAAAAAAATAGTGATATTGATCATGTAATTACTTCTGAAATACAACATATAAATGTTTCAAGGTATGCCATGCAAATTGAACCTTATCTAAACGTATTTGGTAAAGAACAAGTTCTATTATTATTTTTTGAAGATTTTGTGTCGCAACCACAAAAGGTATTAGATACAGTTTACGAATTTTTGAATGTTGGCTCTTTTGAAGTGGATACTTCTAAATTAAACAGTAATAAAAGTTTCAATAGATGGGTGTTGCATTATAAATATGACAACCCTAAAACACTTTGGCAAAAAATTAAAAAAATTGGTTTAATTGCTAAAAATTACTTCAATGCAGACTTTATAGACTCCAAACCTAAAATTTCCGAAGAAACTAAAAAATATATTGTTGATAGTCTCACTGGTGATATTAAAAAAATCGAAAAACTTACCAATCGAGATCTTTCACATTGGTTAAAGTATTAA
- the yihA gene encoding ribosome biogenesis GTP-binding protein YihA/YsxC gives MVIKTAEFIVSNSEVDKCPKNEIPEYAFIGRSNVGKSSLINMITNHKNLAKTSGRPGKTQLINHFLINKEWFLVDLPGYGYAKVSKSAKKKFQKFITNYFEKRRQLVSAFVLVDIRHEPQPIDLEFMEYLGVSQIPFTIIFTKADKLKPKAIERHVEDYCNKMLETWEEVPNHFVTSSSKAIGREDVLQFIDDTNTEIGALR, from the coding sequence ATGGTTATTAAAACTGCTGAATTTATTGTAAGTAACTCCGAAGTGGACAAATGTCCAAAAAACGAGATACCAGAGTATGCATTTATTGGCAGAAGTAATGTTGGTAAATCATCTTTAATTAATATGATTACCAATCATAAAAATTTAGCAAAGACTTCTGGAAGACCAGGAAAGACACAACTTATTAATCATTTTTTAATCAATAAAGAATGGTTTCTGGTTGATTTACCAGGCTACGGTTATGCTAAGGTTTCGAAATCTGCAAAAAAGAAATTTCAGAAATTTATAACCAATTATTTTGAAAAACGCCGGCAATTAGTTTCGGCTTTCGTTCTTGTAGATATTAGACATGAGCCACAACCTATTGATTTGGAATTCATGGAATACTTGGGAGTTAGCCAAATACCGTTTACTATAATTTTCACTAAAGCAGATAAGCTTAAACCAAAAGCTATTGAGAGACATGTAGAGGATTATTGCAATAAAATGCTTGAAACCTGGGAAGAAGTCCCCAATCATTTTGTGACCTCATCATCAAAAGCTATTGGACGGGAAGACGTTTTACAATTTATTGATGATACAAATACCGAAATCGGAGCTTTACGATAA
- a CDS encoding ComEC/Rec2 family competence protein: MKLLNFTIIKLTICLIVGILFAEYFKIALLFSAVLCLVLLFILSVSFIIAKHQDEPSVWFGILAITTTFCLGIFVYNIHDQQNFDNHYSLEISEETIKEPVIFKVRERLKSGNYYDKYVVNILKIGNRDVKGKVLLNIKKDSVVDRFKNDAVLMTFTDFQVLTTPQNPNQFDYRNYLKKQYIHHQIYTQNSTLLPIQYEANTVFGFADNIRRQINLKLENYNFRPEELAIINALILGQRQDMSKAIYDSYTDAGAIHILAVSGLHVGLILLLLNFSLKPIERIKNGKLIKVILILFLLWSFAIIAGLSASVTRAVTMFSIVAIAMHHKKPTNIYNTLAISMFVLLLFKPMFLFDVGFQLSYIAVIAIVTIQPLLYKLWRPKWKVTDYFWQIFTVTVAAQFGVVPLSLYYFHQFPSLFFISNLAIIPFLGVILAFSILIIILALLNALPQFLADFYGNIISLMNWIVSWVSQQETFLFKNVSFNELQVFACYLFIISLTIWYQKPNYRKLIFVGIAILGLQATWVSISYKNTNTEFVIFHKSRKTLIAQKTNSSLVTAHNFDSISWSRDRIIKNYNVGNFITSNSVDTLKAVYVFQNKTILLIDSLGIYNVKSFTPDYVLLRNSPKINMDRMIDSIQPKFIIADGSNYKSYIKRWEETCLKRKLPFHQTSEKGAFIIK, from the coding sequence ATGAAGTTACTCAACTTTACGATTATAAAGCTTACCATTTGTCTAATCGTGGGCATTTTATTTGCTGAATATTTTAAAATTGCACTACTGTTCTCTGCAGTTTTGTGCTTAGTACTTCTTTTCATTTTAAGTGTATCTTTTATTATTGCTAAACACCAGGATGAACCTTCAGTTTGGTTTGGTATCCTCGCGATTACAACTACTTTTTGCTTGGGGATATTTGTTTACAATATACACGACCAACAAAATTTTGACAATCATTATAGTTTGGAAATTTCCGAAGAAACAATAAAAGAACCCGTTATTTTTAAAGTTAGGGAGCGATTAAAGTCTGGAAATTATTATGATAAATACGTTGTTAATATTCTTAAAATTGGCAATAGAGATGTAAAAGGAAAAGTTTTACTAAATATTAAGAAAGACAGCGTTGTTGATCGTTTTAAAAATGATGCTGTGTTAATGACATTTACGGACTTTCAGGTTTTGACAACACCTCAAAATCCCAATCAATTTGATTACAGGAATTATTTGAAAAAACAATACATCCACCATCAAATTTATACGCAAAACTCGACGCTATTACCTATACAGTATGAAGCGAATACCGTTTTTGGTTTTGCAGATAATATAAGAAGACAAATCAATCTTAAACTTGAAAACTACAATTTTAGACCAGAGGAACTAGCTATCATCAACGCCCTTATTTTAGGGCAACGACAAGATATGAGCAAAGCTATTTATGATAGCTATACAGATGCAGGTGCAATACATATTTTAGCAGTTTCGGGTTTACATGTTGGCTTGATCTTATTGCTTTTAAATTTTTCTTTAAAACCAATTGAGCGCATAAAAAACGGAAAATTAATTAAGGTCATCCTCATCTTATTTTTGCTATGGAGCTTTGCCATTATCGCAGGATTATCTGCTTCTGTGACGAGAGCTGTGACGATGTTTAGTATTGTAGCCATTGCCATGCATCACAAAAAACCAACAAATATTTATAATACACTTGCCATTTCAATGTTTGTATTGTTGCTATTTAAGCCTATGTTTTTATTTGATGTCGGGTTTCAATTGAGCTACATTGCGGTTATAGCCATTGTCACAATACAGCCACTCCTCTACAAACTATGGCGTCCCAAATGGAAAGTGACCGATTATTTCTGGCAGATATTTACAGTTACTGTTGCAGCACAGTTTGGCGTTGTACCGTTGAGTTTGTATTATTTCCATCAGTTCCCAAGTCTGTTTTTTATCTCTAATTTGGCGATAATTCCGTTTTTGGGAGTAATTCTCGCTTTTAGTATTTTGATCATTATCTTGGCGCTTTTAAATGCACTTCCGCAATTTTTAGCAGATTTCTACGGAAATATCATTAGCCTGATGAATTGGATCGTTTCATGGGTATCACAGCAAGAAACCTTTTTGTTCAAGAATGTTTCCTTTAACGAACTTCAGGTATTTGCTTGTTACCTTTTTATTATAAGTCTAACCATTTGGTATCAAAAACCAAACTATAGAAAATTAATTTTTGTAGGCATTGCTATTTTGGGCTTACAAGCCACATGGGTGTCCATATCGTATAAAAATACCAATACTGAGTTCGTGATATTTCATAAAAGCAGAAAGACATTAATTGCTCAAAAAACAAACAGTTCTCTTGTTACAGCTCATAATTTTGATAGTATTTCCTGGTCGAGAGACCGGATTATTAAGAATTATAACGTCGGAAATTTTATAACTTCAAATTCCGTAGACACATTGAAAGCTGTTTATGTTTTTCAGAATAAAACGATTTTACTGATTGATAGTTTAGGAATTTATAACGTAAAGAGCTTTACTCCAGATTACGTTTTGCTCAGAAATTCTCCAAAAATAAACATGGATAGAATGATTGATTCCATACAGCCAAAATTTATCATTGCAGATGGCAGCAACTATAAATCCTACATAAAACGTTGGGAAGAAACTTGCCTAAAACGAAAACTCCCTTTTCACCAAACTAGTGAAAAGGGAGCTTTTATAATCAAGTAA